Proteins co-encoded in one Waddlia chondrophila WSU 86-1044 genomic window:
- a CDS encoding Mur ligase family protein, whose product MNLSLYSNLTSIPSFWLFFISCLLFSTKRLFRYLRFLQQDAYLPKRFVEWLWKEQAYDKKGTAIALLSAILPSKWSLEVCAFLLLLITFLENNPLREGKLKLQLTPRAKRIAAIAFILYLPLQILSAFYLASFFGQLLIFQSLPFLLIASLYLLSYDESRRQKILIKGAKQKLKKIDPYVIGITGSYGKTSTKDALGQLLQITLGSTFWPSKGINTDMGITRSIRERLEPLTKYAVIEMAAYGTGSIRRLCGLTPPHAGIITGIGLAHLDRFGDQKTIYQAKSELAQAIPEEGILICNGDNPGTRQISAEFKKQTTLLYGLDNSKRDLDCWITPLELTKEGTRFRIEWEGKSFEGITSLYGNTSLSNCAGAFAMACALGAQPDFAAAALSTLIPVNNRLQISRDEERTYIHDAYNSNPEGFLSALHVLHQMPARKRILMTPGMIELAEQNLNMHHKVGYQAAKVCDLAILVGKTNRESLSLGLIAGGFTQSQIITAEHRSEAFEKLAAVMEKGDAVLIENDLPDLYEHKESF is encoded by the coding sequence ATGAACCTATCCCTATATTCAAATTTGACATCTATTCCTTCTTTTTGGCTATTTTTTATCAGCTGTCTTCTCTTTTCAACAAAACGGCTATTCCGCTACCTCCGCTTCCTACAGCAAGATGCTTATTTACCCAAACGGTTTGTTGAATGGCTATGGAAAGAGCAGGCTTATGATAAAAAAGGAACTGCAATCGCTCTTTTAAGCGCTATCCTGCCCTCCAAATGGAGCTTGGAAGTGTGCGCATTTTTACTCTTGCTCATCACCTTTTTAGAAAACAACCCATTGAGAGAAGGGAAATTAAAGCTTCAACTCACCCCCCGCGCCAAACGGATCGCCGCCATAGCTTTTATCCTATATCTGCCTCTTCAAATTCTTTCAGCTTTTTACCTGGCTTCCTTTTTTGGCCAACTTCTTATTTTCCAATCGCTTCCCTTTCTTTTAATCGCTTCTCTTTATCTTCTCTCTTATGATGAATCCCGCCGGCAAAAAATTTTGATCAAAGGAGCAAAACAGAAGCTCAAAAAGATTGATCCTTATGTCATCGGGATCACCGGAAGCTATGGAAAAACAAGCACAAAAGATGCGCTAGGACAGCTGCTGCAAATCACTCTGGGATCAACTTTTTGGCCCTCAAAAGGGATCAATACAGACATGGGGATCACTCGATCGATCAGGGAGCGGCTGGAGCCATTGACAAAATACGCTGTGATTGAAATGGCAGCTTACGGAACGGGATCGATCAGGAGGCTTTGCGGGCTGACTCCTCCTCATGCCGGAATCATCACCGGAATTGGACTTGCGCATCTAGACAGGTTTGGCGACCAGAAGACCATTTACCAAGCAAAATCAGAACTGGCACAGGCAATACCTGAAGAAGGCATTCTCATCTGCAATGGAGATAATCCGGGAACTCGGCAAATCTCAGCGGAATTTAAAAAACAAACCACTCTTCTTTACGGATTGGATAATAGTAAAAGAGATCTAGATTGCTGGATTACTCCTCTTGAATTGACCAAAGAAGGAACGCGGTTCCGTATCGAATGGGAAGGAAAATCTTTTGAAGGCATCACTTCTTTGTATGGGAACACCTCTCTATCCAACTGTGCCGGCGCGTTTGCCATGGCCTGCGCACTGGGCGCTCAACCCGATTTTGCAGCTGCTGCGCTATCTACATTGATTCCTGTGAACAACCGCTTGCAAATCTCAAGAGATGAAGAAAGGACCTATATTCACGACGCTTACAACTCCAATCCGGAAGGCTTTCTCTCAGCCCTTCATGTACTGCATCAAATGCCTGCGCGGAAACGGATTTTGATGACTCCAGGGATGATCGAACTAGCAGAACAAAACCTTAACATGCATCACAAAGTGGGTTATCAAGCGGCGAAAGTATGCGATCTGGCAATCCTGGTTGGCAAAACAAATCGTGAAAGTTTATCTTTAGGCTTAATCGCAGGCGGATTTACACAAAGTCAAATCATCACAGCCGAGCACCGTTCCGAAGCGTTTGAGAAATTGGCAGCCGTCATGGAAAAAGGCGACGCCGTCCTGATCGAAAATGACCTTCCCGATCTTTATGAACATAAGGAGAGTTTTTAA
- the aroA gene encoding 3-phosphoshikimate 1-carboxyvinyltransferase, which translates to MTKNFTPLYNHEMRLNAPPSKAHTLRALFLGALAQGKTVLQSPLLADDQKVAIQALKQLGADISIQRDSATIQGTGGNRVQDSGSLFVGNSGVTCRFLSAIAPLLCKQSVAIDGDLAMRKRPLTQLLIALEPLGIHSDSETGCPPLTLTCKRFTGGATSVAGNISSQYLSAILLAAPFAENDIVVSIDGELKSGPYVEITLDMMRRFGAEVEHEGSTYRVTAGKRYKAVAPYEIEGDYSNASYFLAQAAITHTRITIDRLMPNSLQGDRKILDLLKQFGCNVSREGSSVTVEGRPLSSICVEMSDTPDLVPTVAVIAAFAKGTTKINGVGHLRYKETDRLKAIVSELKKMGIKAFSEEETLWIEGGTPQAAEIDTYNDHRIAMAFSVAKRAIPKIVIRCPECVNKSFPDFFDLWNLQ; encoded by the coding sequence TTGACGAAGAATTTTACTCCGCTCTACAATCATGAGATGAGACTAAACGCCCCTCCTTCCAAAGCTCATACGCTGCGCGCTCTTTTTTTAGGCGCTCTGGCACAGGGAAAAACTGTCCTGCAATCTCCTCTTCTAGCAGATGATCAAAAAGTCGCCATCCAGGCTCTTAAACAACTAGGTGCCGACATTTCAATTCAAAGAGATTCAGCAACCATCCAAGGAACTGGAGGGAATCGGGTCCAAGATTCAGGATCCCTCTTTGTCGGAAACAGCGGCGTTACCTGCCGGTTTTTATCCGCCATTGCTCCTCTTCTTTGCAAACAAAGTGTCGCAATCGATGGAGACCTTGCCATGCGAAAGCGCCCATTGACACAGCTGCTCATTGCTCTGGAACCTCTAGGAATTCATTCCGACAGCGAAACAGGCTGCCCCCCCCTCACATTGACCTGCAAGCGATTTACGGGAGGAGCCACGTCAGTTGCGGGAAATATCAGCTCCCAATACCTTTCCGCAATTCTTCTGGCAGCTCCGTTTGCAGAGAATGATATCGTCGTTTCAATAGACGGAGAGCTGAAGTCCGGCCCTTATGTGGAAATCACTTTAGACATGATGCGGCGTTTTGGAGCTGAAGTGGAGCATGAAGGCTCTACCTATAGGGTAACGGCTGGAAAGCGATACAAGGCTGTAGCTCCTTATGAAATCGAAGGCGATTACTCAAACGCTTCCTACTTTCTTGCACAGGCTGCAATCACGCATACAAGAATCACTATCGACCGCTTGATGCCGAACAGCCTTCAAGGGGATAGAAAAATCCTTGATTTACTCAAGCAATTCGGATGCAATGTCAGCAGGGAAGGCTCAAGCGTCACTGTCGAGGGAAGACCTTTGTCCTCCATCTGCGTAGAGATGAGCGATACCCCCGATCTAGTCCCGACCGTTGCCGTCATCGCAGCATTTGCCAAGGGAACAACAAAAATCAACGGTGTGGGGCACTTGCGCTACAAAGAAACCGATCGGTTGAAAGCGATCGTTTCCGAATTAAAAAAGATGGGGATCAAGGCGTTTTCTGAAGAGGAAACTCTTTGGATTGAGGGCGGGACACCTCAAGCTGCCGAGATCGACACTTACAACGATCACCGAATTGCCATGGCCTTTTCCGTTGCTAAACGGGCAATTCCCAAGATCGTGATCCGTTGTCCCGAGTGTGTCAATAAGTCCTTTCCAGATTTTTTCGATCTATGGAATCTACAATGA
- a CDS encoding shikimate kinase, whose protein sequence is MNRSTNSKIVLIGYRGVGKTTLGKALADTLKRPFIDTDDLIVQAAKRSIPEIFNHEGEPGFRLIEKRVIASINIPNAVIACGGGAILDSDNVRSLKNNGYLLWLTATSGTLLCRISNEANRPPLTLLPPLEEIETVLKQRTPLYAQYADRTLSTEGKSIQKLLDEIIKDL, encoded by the coding sequence ATGAACCGATCCACAAATTCAAAAATCGTATTGATTGGCTATCGAGGCGTTGGAAAAACGACATTAGGGAAAGCATTAGCCGATACTTTGAAACGCCCTTTTATTGACACCGATGATCTCATCGTCCAAGCTGCTAAACGCTCCATACCGGAAATTTTTAATCATGAAGGGGAACCTGGCTTCCGCCTGATCGAAAAACGTGTGATCGCTTCCATCAATATCCCAAATGCTGTGATCGCCTGCGGAGGCGGAGCAATTCTCGATTCGGACAACGTTCGATCCCTAAAAAATAACGGATACCTCCTTTGGCTCACAGCTACATCCGGCACGCTCTTATGCAGAATCTCCAATGAGGCCAACAGGCCTCCACTCACTCTCCTGCCTCCCTTAGAGGAAATTGAAACAGTCTTGAAACAAAGAACCCCTCTGTATGCGCAATACGCAGACCGCACACTCTCGACAGAAGGAAAATCTATTCAAAAACTTCTCGATGAAATCATTAAGGACTTATGA
- the aroB gene encoding 3-dehydroquinate synthase gives MIINKLDNWMPVIEHPVIVTDHIVEELYGASLAKRLNCELISIPPGETSKELERFYELTRKMALLNCNRKTTVIALGGGVVGDLAGFAAATYMRGISYIQVPTTLLGMVDSSIGGKVGINLPEGKNLLGAFYQPQEVVVPLNCLETLPEKELRSGMSEVVKYGVILDADFFKWLEENIEKLLNKDSDALKTAVKRCAELKMEVVNQDAKETDLRQILNYGHTFGHALEKITKYQEYTHGEAVALGMRFEGALASVRYQFPAKLLERQNALLDKIHPRLSPPQIDDGELMEAMKGDKKSVGGKTVFVLPQWLGKMVRETNGYGIVIPQKAVHECLRSHYSSYAS, from the coding sequence ATGATAATCAATAAGTTAGACAACTGGATGCCAGTCATTGAACACCCCGTCATTGTCACTGATCACATTGTTGAAGAGCTTTACGGCGCCTCTCTTGCTAAACGGCTGAACTGCGAATTAATCAGCATCCCTCCGGGAGAAACGAGTAAAGAGCTTGAGAGATTTTACGAATTGACCAGAAAAATGGCCCTGTTGAACTGCAACCGCAAAACAACTGTGATCGCTTTGGGAGGCGGGGTAGTCGGCGACCTGGCAGGCTTTGCAGCAGCGACCTATATGCGGGGAATTTCCTACATTCAAGTCCCGACAACTCTTCTAGGGATGGTCGACTCCAGCATTGGCGGGAAAGTTGGGATTAACCTCCCCGAAGGAAAAAATTTATTAGGCGCATTTTATCAACCGCAGGAAGTGGTTGTTCCATTAAACTGCCTCGAAACTCTTCCTGAAAAAGAGCTGCGATCGGGCATGAGTGAAGTGGTCAAGTACGGAGTGATTCTTGACGCTGATTTTTTCAAATGGCTTGAGGAAAATATTGAAAAGCTTTTAAACAAAGACAGTGATGCGCTAAAAACAGCGGTCAAAAGATGTGCTGAGCTTAAAATGGAAGTGGTCAATCAGGATGCAAAGGAAACCGATCTTCGCCAGATCCTCAACTATGGCCATACCTTTGGCCACGCATTAGAAAAAATTACAAAATATCAGGAATATACCCATGGAGAAGCGGTTGCTTTAGGGATGCGTTTCGAAGGCGCATTAGCTTCAGTTCGCTATCAGTTTCCCGCAAAGCTCCTAGAAAGGCAAAATGCCTTGCTGGACAAAATCCACCCGAGGCTTTCTCCTCCCCAAATCGATGACGGCGAGCTCATGGAAGCAATGAAAGGAGACAAAAAATCGGTCGGGGGAAAAACTGTTTTTGTCCTTCCTCAATGGCTGGGAAAAATGGTGAGGGAAACAAACGGGTATGGTATTGTGATCCCTCAAAAGGCCGTCCATGAATGTTTGCGTTCCCATTACAGCTCGTACGCTTCCTGA
- a CDS encoding type I 3-dehydroquinate dehydratase has protein sequence MNVCVPITARTLPEALKEISFACSIAEMIELRLDYLDHPSPEGINELVQACEKPVIATYRKKNPVPLLKAALDAGADYVDVEEINTSLPLERCIYSIHLQETPPLEELYQSMKASGAAIIKIVPTARSFIDNIAILNLLKKYPEDRLIAFCMGEKGLLSRYFAPAYGSFCTFGAIAEGKKSAPGQPLATHLRKWKAQVNTTLCGVIGDPITHSLSPAIHQAAYEADGLNFLFLPFHTTKEDLPKILDLMRQFPLRGLAVTVPHKESVIPMLDEVDVEAQAIGAVNTIINHGGKLTGYNTDVFGAVQPLQKRTDLRGKRVAILGNGGAAKAFAYGLQKEGSVVTLFGRNLEKLKEQLMESEILIQTTPVGMAPNTDKTLVPPDFLHQNLLVFDCVYNPLKTQLLKDAEKAGCRTISGLEMFMIQAREQYKFFTSQEANEEAMKKAALNAFPSSKTKF, from the coding sequence ATGAATGTTTGCGTTCCCATTACAGCTCGTACGCTTCCTGAAGCCCTCAAGGAGATCTCTTTTGCTTGTTCCATTGCGGAGATGATCGAACTGCGCCTGGATTATCTGGATCACCCCTCCCCAGAAGGGATCAATGAATTAGTCCAAGCTTGTGAAAAACCTGTGATTGCCACCTATCGCAAGAAAAATCCCGTTCCTCTGCTCAAAGCAGCTCTTGATGCCGGTGCAGATTATGTCGATGTCGAAGAGATCAACACCTCCCTTCCTTTGGAACGATGCATCTACTCCATCCACTTGCAAGAAACACCTCCGCTTGAAGAGTTGTATCAATCCATGAAAGCAAGCGGAGCAGCAATCATTAAAATCGTGCCTACAGCCCGCTCTTTCATAGACAATATCGCCATCTTAAATCTTCTAAAAAAATATCCCGAAGATCGGTTGATTGCTTTTTGCATGGGGGAAAAAGGTCTTTTGAGCCGTTATTTTGCCCCCGCTTACGGAAGTTTCTGCACATTTGGCGCAATTGCAGAAGGCAAAAAAAGCGCACCCGGACAGCCGTTGGCGACTCATCTGAGAAAATGGAAAGCTCAGGTAAATACCACGCTATGCGGCGTCATCGGTGATCCGATCACACACTCTCTTAGTCCCGCTATTCATCAAGCAGCTTATGAAGCTGATGGTTTAAACTTCCTCTTTCTCCCTTTTCATACAACAAAAGAGGATCTTCCAAAAATCCTTGATCTCATGCGTCAATTCCCTTTGAGAGGACTGGCTGTAACAGTTCCTCATAAAGAGTCTGTTATTCCCATGCTGGATGAAGTGGACGTAGAAGCGCAAGCGATCGGCGCCGTTAATACCATCATCAACCATGGGGGCAAGCTAACAGGTTACAATACCGATGTTTTCGGAGCTGTGCAGCCGCTTCAAAAGCGGACCGATCTAAGAGGGAAACGGGTTGCCATCCTTGGAAACGGAGGTGCTGCAAAAGCATTCGCTTACGGACTGCAAAAGGAAGGATCTGTAGTGACTCTATTTGGCAGAAATCTGGAAAAATTGAAAGAGCAGTTGATGGAAAGCGAAATCCTTATTCAAACGACCCCTGTCGGCATGGCGCCAAACACCGATAAAACTCTGGTGCCGCCTGATTTTTTACACCAAAACCTGCTTGTTTTTGATTGCGTGTACAATCCTTTAAAGACTCAATTGCTTAAAGACGCAGAAAAAGCGGGATGCCGAACCATTTCCGGGCTTGAGATGTTTATGATTCAAGCGCGCGAGCAGTATAAATTCTTCACCAGTCAAGAAGCTAATGAAGAAGCGATGAAAAAAGCAGCCCTCAACGCTTTTCCATCTTCAAAAACCAAATTTTGA
- a CDS encoding DUF192 domain-containing protein codes for MLRFFLCFFYPFVLFAKTIPITIETADTDEKRIWGLMGRDRLPKNHGMLFIYDKQRYLSVWMFNTRIDLSAAFIDNKGIITEIRQLQAYPEIMDPDRPVLSLNDLRLYPPQDPIVLFFRKKRATSLHQVRYVLEMQMGWFKKHGIRPGDRLQWNPGENKATIQLQKRTKRDILSPKGE; via the coding sequence ATGTTGCGATTTTTTCTCTGTTTTTTCTATCCATTCGTTCTCTTTGCCAAGACGATTCCGATTACCATTGAAACTGCAGATACTGATGAGAAAAGAATTTGGGGGCTGATGGGGAGAGATCGCCTGCCAAAAAACCACGGCATGCTATTTATCTACGACAAGCAAAGATATCTTTCCGTTTGGATGTTCAATACAAGAATCGACCTTTCCGCAGCCTTTATCGACAATAAAGGGATCATTACTGAAATCCGGCAATTGCAAGCCTATCCGGAGATCATGGACCCTGATCGACCGGTCCTATCGCTTAACGATCTAAGGCTTTATCCTCCTCAAGATCCCATCGTTTTATTCTTTAGAAAAAAGCGGGCAACATCTCTGCATCAGGTACGCTATGTCCTTGAAATGCAAATGGGATGGTTTAAAAAACATGGAATCAGACCTGGAGACCGTCTACAATGGAACCCTGGGGAAAACAAGGCAACGATTCAGTTGCAAAAACGAACAAAACGCGATATCCTCTCACCAAAAGGAGAATAA